One stretch of Vicia villosa cultivar HV-30 ecotype Madison, WI unplaced genomic scaffold, Vvil1.0 ctg.000774F_1_1, whole genome shotgun sequence DNA includes these proteins:
- the LOC131631099 gene encoding E3 ubiquitin-protein ligase RSL1-like — protein MASEATPRRRRNRVQPSTPEVIDLDSFRSYNKRTMSAATISSVINLSDEEDDDIKILDFIPKNTFLRKRKRIFEKGESSNSSNIPFVCEICTDTKTMKEAFYISGCSHAYCSDCVANYIGSKLEDNIVNISCPVPECKGSLEAQICRTILPAEVFEKWSKGLCEALINASQKFYCPFANCSALLINDETEAVTNSECPNCNRMFCAQCKVPWHDGIKCSEFQKLNAGEREKEDIMLVRLAQNKHWRRCPNCKIYVARTMGCNIMRCRCQCSFCYKCGGTYTRTAAGRCTCNGTPQQPTPVFHGTTVSNSYLNYSGQQQQTPYGVYTGKYGTGGTYSYGSSFYPGRR, from the exons ATGGCTTCGGAAGCTACTCCAAGGAGAAGAAGGAATCGAGTTCAACCTTCCACACCGGAGGTAATCGACCTCGACTCTTTCCGCTCATACAACAAGCGAACCATGTCTGCTGCAACCATCTCTTCCGTCATCAACCTTTCTGACGAAGAAGACGACGACATTAAGATCCTCGATTTCATTCCTAAGAACACTTTTTTAAGGAAACGCAAAAGAATTTTCGAAAAAGGAGAGTCTTCAAATTCGAGTAACATTCCGTTCGTCTGCGAAATCTGCACGGACACTAAAACAATGAAGGAAGCTTTCTACATCAGCGGCTGCTCTCACGCGTATTGCTCTGATTGCGTCGCAAATTACATCGGTTCCAAGCTTGAAGATAACATCGTCAACATCTCATGTCCAGTTCCCGAATGCAAAGGTTCTTTGGAAGCGCAGATTTGCCGGACTATTCTTCCGGCCGAGGTTTTTGAAAAGTGGAGTAAAGGTTTGTGCGAGGCTTTGATCAATGCTTCGCAGAAATTCTACTGTCCCTTTGCAAACTGCTCTGCTCTTTTGATCAATGACGAAACCGAGGCGGTTACTAATTCAGAATGCCCTAATTGTAATAGGATGTTCTGTGCACAATGTAAGGTTCCGTGGCATGATGGAATCAAATGCAGCGAGTTCCAGAAGCTGAACGCGGGCGAGAGGGAGAAAGAAGATATTATGTTGGTGCGCCTCGCACAGAATAAGCACTGGAGGCGATGCCCTAATTGCAAAATTTATGTTGCCAGAACAATGGGCTGCAACATCATGAGATGCAG GTGTCAGTGTAGTTTTTGTTACAAGTGTGGAGGAACCTACACTCGCACTGCTGCTGGCAGGTGCACTTGTAATGGAACTCCCCAACAACCTACACCGGTTTTTCACGGAACAACTGTCTCTAATAGTTATCTCAACTATTCGGGTCAACAACAACAAACTCCTTATGGTGTTTACACAGGAAAATATGGGACTGGTGGAACTTATTCTTATGGGAGCTCCTTCTATCCGGGTCGACGATAG